In Actinoplanes derwentensis, the following proteins share a genomic window:
- a CDS encoding prepilin peptidase, with protein sequence MTTTTPRRARLLFTLAITPLLRWAIAAHSVPDDQPWRTACTCGRPLWASTAAPTGRCTGCGQRTPYTVETATVLAAVALTLTGQSGWTLAAYAWWTATMIVLVFVDLAAMLLPLRISITSTAGFLGLLAVAGDHHAWRRAAVAAVTLAVLLAVLAVLARGQLGWGDVTVAVPLAAALGWNSWRAVYAGMLLGFGSAALAAITLRKIGRLPRGAALPLGPFLIGAALTVVLWP encoded by the coding sequence ATGACGACCACCACGCCGCGCCGCGCTCGCCTGCTGTTCACGCTCGCGATCACCCCGTTGCTGCGCTGGGCCATCGCCGCGCACAGCGTGCCCGACGACCAGCCCTGGCGCACCGCTTGCACGTGTGGCCGACCGCTGTGGGCCAGCACCGCCGCGCCCACCGGCCGGTGCACCGGGTGCGGGCAGCGTACGCCCTACACCGTTGAAACGGCCACCGTCCTGGCCGCCGTCGCCCTCACCCTGACCGGCCAGAGCGGGTGGACGCTCGCCGCGTACGCGTGGTGGACCGCGACGATGATCGTGCTGGTCTTCGTCGACCTGGCAGCGATGCTGCTCCCGCTGCGAATCAGCATTACCTCCACGGCAGGATTTCTCGGCCTGCTCGCCGTCGCCGGGGACCATCACGCCTGGCGCCGGGCCGCCGTCGCCGCGGTCACGCTCGCCGTGCTCCTCGCGGTCCTGGCCGTCCTCGCACGCGGACAACTCGGCTGGGGTGACGTCACGGTCGCCGTCCCGCTTGCCGCCGCTCTCGGTTGGAACAGCTGGCGCGCCGTGTACGCCGGAATGCTGCTGGGCTTCGGGTCCGCCGCCCTCGCCGCGATCACGCTCCGCAAGATCGGCCGACTGCCGCGCGGCGCGGCCCTGCCCCTCGGCCCGTTCCTGATCGGCGCCGCCCTGACCGTTGTGCTCTGGCCGTGA
- a CDS encoding transcriptional regulator, which translates to MLSWLGRAAIRISTGSLLTAIVAGVPAWLVIAVGWPLPARVPDRGSLTTFLTGGVTDRMVVNLLAIAIWLVWMLFAQAVCAELRDTIRGVKDLHLRAHRNPLRSTASILVSSMLLGTVLTATAATASPHAAAGAAVAATPRALPAVALATVSEGPATIHVGNQTYVYVVKRADSLSKISAAWLGDADRWPEVCRLNKHRHFATVGGTLRDCNLIFPGWDLRLPADAKPPSSAKTGGTQHPTQPPAAAPTTTASPSASAPTSAAPSSAPATTAADPSSPAATTSSTAAPSSAAAPSSSATAAAPAASPAASGSPTSASVPASSASAASAPDTTGTAASHDEHGVQLSPSSWVPWILAAAISAATLLVWRQRRRRYTGEPDDAPPTELPPPVVTLRRAVNRNPELPNPDDSEAEPPGLPDLAPLPPGGTGLVGDGATAAARAALVAVLASGGPHHPDARAEVIIDAATLATLLGPDVVTLGHWPRLHLADNLDDALTATEARLLHRSRILDEHTLTDLDELRTAAPDEEALPPVMLITETPPAGARMRAKVALALGEGLHVSALLLGEWAHGATMKVASDGHTTLVSGQPSEPMPSRLPVLEPGAAIQILTTLREAQTGEPPAITSPAIPVTVVPLHASRTENTPTDTTPPTVAVPDSTEPAPAAPAVGEGRARLRVLGRPRIEDITAEGRPLRAKALELAVYLAVHPDGAATREIGEYLEPDARVNQADQRVHTNASNLRHVLGRAGIAEAKNAYVIKSAGRYRLDPATVDVDVWTLRDLMRKATIASEPHRRGLLAAACDLCSAPLAEGQDYEWIQPHRETVRRWGTEAHLMLADDLLDNDPQAASDLLDNAIGMDRYNEALYVKAMHARHALADADGIRTLLRALTKALADLDAEPREDTLELANTLRTSLDSK; encoded by the coding sequence ATGCTGTCCTGGCTCGGCCGTGCGGCCATCCGCATCAGCACAGGCAGCCTCCTGACCGCGATCGTCGCCGGAGTCCCTGCCTGGCTCGTGATCGCCGTGGGCTGGCCACTACCGGCCAGGGTGCCCGACCGCGGCAGCCTCACCACGTTCCTGACCGGCGGGGTCACCGACCGTATGGTGGTCAACCTGCTGGCCATCGCGATCTGGCTCGTCTGGATGTTGTTCGCTCAGGCCGTCTGCGCTGAACTGCGCGACACCATTCGTGGCGTCAAAGACCTGCATCTGCGGGCACATCGCAACCCGCTGCGCAGTACGGCATCGATCCTGGTCAGCTCGATGCTGCTCGGCACTGTCCTGACCGCGACGGCGGCCACCGCGAGCCCGCACGCCGCCGCCGGAGCCGCCGTCGCCGCGACGCCGCGCGCCCTGCCAGCCGTCGCGCTGGCGACGGTCAGCGAAGGCCCGGCCACCATCCACGTCGGCAACCAGACGTACGTGTACGTCGTCAAGCGCGCCGACAGCCTGTCCAAGATCTCCGCCGCCTGGCTCGGCGATGCCGACCGGTGGCCGGAGGTCTGCCGGCTGAACAAGCACCGTCACTTCGCCACGGTCGGCGGCACCCTGCGCGACTGCAACCTGATCTTTCCCGGCTGGGACCTGCGGCTGCCCGCCGACGCCAAGCCGCCCAGTTCCGCGAAGACCGGCGGCACCCAACACCCCACGCAACCTCCGGCAGCGGCCCCGACCACGACGGCCAGCCCGTCAGCGTCCGCGCCAACATCAGCGGCACCGAGCAGCGCGCCCGCTACGACAGCCGCCGATCCCAGCTCGCCCGCAGCCACGACGAGCAGCACGGCAGCCCCCTCGTCGGCCGCCGCACCGAGCAGTTCCGCGACCGCTGCGGCCCCGGCCGCGTCGCCCGCGGCGTCCGGCTCCCCGACATCGGCGTCCGTCCCGGCATCCTCGGCCTCGGCGGCGTCAGCTCCGGACACGACGGGTACGGCCGCGTCGCACGACGAGCACGGCGTGCAACTCTCGCCGTCGAGCTGGGTCCCGTGGATCCTCGCCGCCGCGATCAGCGCCGCCACGCTCCTGGTCTGGCGGCAGCGTCGCCGCCGCTACACCGGCGAACCCGACGACGCCCCGCCAACCGAGCTTCCCCCGCCGGTGGTCACGCTGCGCCGCGCGGTCAACCGCAACCCCGAACTGCCGAACCCCGACGACAGTGAAGCCGAGCCGCCGGGCCTGCCAGACCTCGCGCCGTTGCCGCCCGGCGGAACCGGCCTGGTCGGCGACGGCGCGACCGCTGCCGCCCGTGCCGCCCTTGTGGCCGTGCTCGCCTCCGGCGGCCCGCACCACCCGGATGCCCGCGCGGAGGTCATCATCGACGCCGCGACCCTGGCCACCCTGCTCGGCCCGGACGTCGTGACGCTTGGCCACTGGCCGCGCCTGCACCTGGCCGACAACCTCGACGATGCCCTCACCGCCACCGAAGCCCGGCTACTGCACCGCAGCCGCATCCTGGACGAACACACCCTCACCGACCTCGACGAACTCCGCACGGCCGCGCCCGACGAGGAAGCTCTCCCGCCGGTCATGCTCATCACCGAGACTCCGCCCGCCGGCGCCCGCATGCGCGCCAAGGTCGCCCTCGCGCTGGGCGAAGGACTGCACGTCTCAGCGCTGCTGCTCGGCGAATGGGCCCACGGCGCCACCATGAAGGTCGCCTCCGACGGACACACCACGCTCGTCTCCGGGCAGCCCAGCGAACCGATGCCGTCCCGGCTGCCCGTCCTCGAGCCGGGCGCGGCGATCCAAATCCTGACCACGCTGCGCGAAGCCCAGACCGGGGAACCACCCGCCATCACCTCACCGGCGATCCCGGTCACCGTCGTACCGCTGCACGCCAGCCGCACCGAGAACACCCCGACCGACACGACCCCGCCCACCGTCGCCGTCCCGGACTCCACGGAACCGGCCCCCGCAGCGCCCGCGGTCGGAGAAGGGCGGGCGCGGCTGCGGGTCCTCGGCCGACCCCGCATCGAAGACATCACCGCGGAAGGTCGGCCGCTACGAGCCAAAGCCCTCGAACTGGCCGTGTATCTCGCTGTGCATCCCGACGGCGCCGCCACGCGGGAGATCGGCGAGTACCTGGAACCCGATGCCCGCGTTAACCAGGCCGACCAGCGCGTGCACACCAACGCCTCCAACCTGCGGCACGTGCTAGGCCGCGCCGGCATCGCCGAGGCCAAGAACGCGTACGTCATCAAGTCGGCCGGACGCTACCGGCTCGATCCGGCAACCGTGGACGTCGACGTCTGGACGTTGCGGGACCTGATGCGCAAGGCCACCATCGCCTCCGAGCCGCACCGCCGCGGGCTGCTGGCCGCTGCCTGCGATCTGTGCAGCGCGCCCCTGGCCGAGGGCCAGGACTACGAGTGGATCCAGCCGCACCGCGAGACGGTGCGCCGCTGGGGCACCGAAGCGCATCTGATGCTGGCCGACGACCTGCTCGACAACGACCCACAGGCCGCGTCCGACCTGCTCGACAACGCGATCGGGATGGACCGCTACAACGAGGCCCTCTACGTCAAGGCGATGCACGCCCGCCACGCCCTCGCCGACGCCGACGGAATCCGGACCCTGCTGCGCGCCCTCACCAAGGCCCTGGCCGACCTGGATGCCGAACCGCGCGAAGACACCCTCGAACTGGCCAACACGCTGCGCACCAGCCTGGACAGCAAATGA